The segment CCTGAAGCAGATCCGCCATTGGTCGTTGACCCGTATGCTGTGTTGGCCGGCTCGATCACTCTTGAGCGCCTCCAGACGGTTTCCTGGGGGCACCCGCAACGCGTCGAGCGACGACGCGGCATCGAGCAGATGCAGCTTCCGATTCGCCGTTTTGTGTATGCGCGGATCGAATCGCTTCGCCGGTTCGCGACGCCAGACACGCGCGGTGTCACGGTCGGCAAACGATCTGATCACGGGCTCAGTCTATAACGCAATGCGTCAATAACGCTAGACGTTAAACCGGAACTCCACCTAGTTCCGGCGCGGACCAACCTCTGCTCCAGCATTTCGTCACCGTGTTTCGGCGTGCTCAGCGAGCCACAGTGCGGCTGTCTGACAATCATCGGGGGCAGCCGGCCACGACGGCAACACCCAGAGCATCCACGAGACGACGATTCGGTATATCGCTACCAGCGGCGGATCCGCGATAGAAGCCGCCCGTGTGGATCTCCAAGAGCACACCTTCGGGCGGTTGCCCCACCGGCATATGGATGCGCACACGCACGTCACGCTCGCCAGCGCTCACCGTCTCCACCGACGGAGCCGGCACGCACTCGGCTGGCGCGGGAGCAGCTTCTCGAGCCTGAGTGAGCTCACCGAGACCACGAGGCCCCTGCCCAGGACGTCGGCGTGCATAGAAAGCCTGGGACTCTTCAACCAGAGACAAGAGTTCAGGATCGATCAGAGACGACTTCTCAACCCGCATGGGATGCAACTTTACGGGGCATCACACGACCGCAACACGATCGGCAAGCGCCCATATTATGGCATCTCAACTCGTCAAAGGTTCAGTTTGAGAAGCGGAAATCCACCACGTTCCGGCAGATACGAACATCTACACTCAGGTACGTCAGCGTCCCCTGAATGAAGCGCTCAGGCGAACATCGGCCGCGGATCGAACGTCACGCGAACCGCAACGATCCTTCCGTCTTCGACGTGGGTCCAGTTCGCGACCTGCATCGGAGCTTTGTCGCCGATCCGGAGTTCCGACCAGGTGACGACGTCGTCTTCGGAGGCCAAGCGCAGCCGCACGGTGTTCGTCTCCGTCGCCGCGAACATTCCCGCCAGCCCTTCCAAGAACTCATCGGGACCGCGCGTGGATCCGAGAGCTCCATCAAACGTAACTTCCGGATGCAGCAGGTCGCGGAGCGGCTCGGGATCGCCGGCCGCCCAGCACTCGAAGTAGAACTCGGCGATTGCCGCGGGCGTCATCTCTGAGGAAGTCATGTTTCCATGCTCTCCTCCTCGATTACAGAAGTAAAACATCTACTC is part of the Microbacterium pseudoresistens genome and harbors:
- a CDS encoding type II toxin-antitoxin system RelE/ParE family toxin, whose amino-acid sequence is MIRSFADRDTARVWRREPAKRFDPRIHKTANRKLHLLDAASSLDALRVPPGNRLEALKSDRAGQHSIRVNDQWRICFRWTDAGPEDVEIVDYH
- a CDS encoding nuclear transport factor 2 family protein, with protein sequence MTSSEMTPAAIAEFYFECWAAGDPEPLRDLLHPEVTFDGALGSTRGPDEFLEGLAGMFAATETNTVRLRLASEDDVVTWSELRIGDKAPMQVANWTHVEDGRIVAVRVTFDPRPMFA